Part of the Kitasatospora sp. NBC_00374 genome is shown below.
GGTCGACGCCGGCGTCCTCCAGCGCGTGCCAGGCGCATTCCAGGAAGAGCCGCTGCTGCGGGTCGATGGCCGCCGCGTCCCGCGGACTGTAGCCGAAGAAGCCCGCGTCGAAGAGGTCGGGGCCGTCCAGGACGCCCTTGGCCCGTACATAGCGGGGGTTGTCGAGAACATGGCGCTCGATGCCCTCCGCCAGCAGCTCCTGCTCGGTCAGCCGGGTGACCGCTTCGGTCCCGTCCCTGAGCAGCGTCCAGAACTCCTCGGCGCTGGGCGCGCCGGGGAATCGGCCGGCGAGGCCGATCACCGCGATGTCGGAGCCGTCTGGCTGCGGCATGGTCAAAATTCCCCCGTCTTTCGGATCGTGCTCGGTGTTGCGGCCGGTCAGGCCGGTCTGCCGATGGCCGGATACGGCCGGTGCCCGGCGCCCCCGCGGCGGCCGGCGGTGCCCTCAGATGGATTCCCCGATGCGCTCGCGGCGCTGCCGGAGGCGGTTGCGCCCGGCGGCCGGTGCCTCCTTCCCGGCGGCCTCCTCGGCCGTGGGCCCCGGTTCGCCGTCCTGTCCGAGGTGACGGGCCAGCGCGGCGACCGTCGGGTGCTCGAGGACGGTCAGCGGTGTGACGGGCCGGCCGAGTTCCTCGGCCAGCCGGCCGGCCACCGCGACCAGCAGGACCGAATGGCCACCCAGGTCGAAGAAGTTGTCCGCCGTCCCCAGCTCCGACACGTTCAGCACCTGCCGCCATACGTCGGCGATCAGGCGTTCCAACCGGGTCGCGGCGGGCAGGTTCGGGCCCGCCGGACCGAGCGTCTCCACGTGGATCTCGGGCAGCGCCGCCCGGTCCACCTTCCCGTTGGCAGTCACCGGCAGCTCTCCTACGATCGCGATCCTGGACGGCACCATGGCGGCCGGCAGCCGTTCCCGAAGGAAGCCGCGCAGCTGCGCGACGGTGGGCCCCGGCCCCGGCTCGGGCACGGCGTACGCGTCCAGCCGCAGCTCACCCGAGTGCTCCGCCCTGGCGGTGGCCACCGCGGCGCGGACCGCCGGGTGCCGGGCCAGCGCGGCCTCCACCTCGCCCAGTTCGATCCGGAATCCGCGAATCTTCACCTGGCTGTCGGCGCGGCCGAGCACGTACAGCCGGCCGTGGGCGTCGTACCTGGCCAGGTCCCCGGTGCGGTACAGCCGGCCGCCCGGCCGACAGCCGAACGGGTCGGGGACGAAGCGCTCGGCGGTCTGGCCGGGCCGGTCGGCATAGCCGCGGGCCAGGCCGAGGCCGCCGATGCACAGCTCGCCCACCATGCCGACCGGCACCGGGAGCAGGTCGGCGTCGAGCAGGTGGACACAGGTGTTGCCGACCGGGCGGCCGACCGTCAACGGGCGGGCGTCGGAGTCGATCTCGGCGCAGGTCGACCAGATGGTCGTCTCGGTCGGTCCGTACATGTTCCACAGCCGGCCGACCTTGGACCGCAGCGCGGCCGCGAGCTCCGGTGGCAGTGTCTCGCCGCCCACCATGGCGGTCAGCTCCGGCCGGCCCGGCCAGCCGTCCGCGAGCAGCATCCGCCAGGTGACCGGGGTCGCCTGGAGCACGGTCGCGGACGCGTCCTGGAGCAGCCGAGCCAGCGCCCGGGGGTCGGCGGCGGCGCGCCGGCCGGCCAGGGTGATCCGCGCCCCGGCCGTCAGGGGCAGCCAGAGCTCGAGGTCGGCGATGTCGAACGAGGAGGTGGTGACGGCCACCAGGCTGTCCTCGGCCGAGATGCCGGGCCGCTCACCCATGGTGTGCAGGAAGTTGGCCAGCGCCCGGTGCGAGATCTGGACGCCCTTGGGGGTGCCGGTCGACCCGGAGGTGTGTCGGAGGTAGGCGAGCTGCTCCGGATCGGTCGGCAGCCCGAGGTCCTCGCCACTGCGAGCGGCGAGGACCTCGCGTTCGCTGTCGAGGTGCACGACCGGCCACACGCCGTCGGGCAGCACGGTGGCGCTGCCCTGCTCGGTGACCACGGCGGACAGTGCGGTGTTCGCGGTGATGACGCGGATCCGGTCGGCGGGGTGCAGCGGGTCGATCGGCACGTAGGCCGCGCCCGCCTTGTGGACCGCGATCATCGCCACGACCAGGTCCTCGCCGCGGTCCAGGCAGATGCCGACCAGCGACTCCGGCCCCGCGCCGAGTTCACGCAGGTGGCGGGCGAGCCGGTTGGCGCGGGCGTTCAGTTCGCCGTAGGAGAGCGAGCGGCCCTCGAAGGTGACCGCGACGCGCTCCGGGGTCCGCCTGGCGCGGTCCTCGAAGAGCTCGTGCGCCGACGGGCCGGTGGCCCCGTCGGCTGCGGCCCGCGCGACCTCCACCACCGTGCCGCTCCGGCCGACCGCCCTGAGCCGGCCGACCGCCCTGAGCCGGCCGATCGGCGTCCGTGGGTGCTCGGCCGCGTCGTCGGCCAGTGCGAGCAGCTGCTCCAGCAGGCACTCCGCGGTGGCCTCGTCGATCCTGGCGCGCTCGTGCTCCAGCTCGAGCCGCAGCCGTTGCGGGCCCCGCTCGGCGTGCAGGCAGAGCGTGAACGGCCCGCTCCAGACCTCGGTCCGCTCCACGGTCAGCCGCAGGCCGTCCGCGGTGACCGCCGAGACGGCGTCGGCGAACCCGAAGCCCCAGCCGGGGTGGGCCGGCGCCGCCTCCCGGTCCACCGGCCAGTGGAAGAACTCCTGTCCTTCGCGCGCCTGTTCGGCGGCGTCGCGGACCCGGCCGAGCACCTCGGCGAACGGGTCGGACTCGGCCATCGCGGACCGCACCGGGAGCACCTTGGCGCACGGGCCGACCACGCTCTCCAGCTCCTCGTACACCCGGCCGTCGGTGAGGTGGCCGAGCAGGAGGTCGGCCGTCCGGGTGTGCTGCCACAGCAGGGTCTGCCAGACGGCCGCCAG
Proteins encoded:
- a CDS encoding amino acid adenylation domain-containing protein, whose product is MDAIALSPQQRHIQAWSLAGDTHDATAVVRIEGDLRPDTLQQALAGLVRRHTILRTGIGPATPDGAPEQLVSEKGDFELRLVAPGEPGPVARPSRAAGPGPVLRATLAQVAPQEHLLTLGLPAAYADAPSLHTLVRDLGAGYGRAAEQLDATPYALVSEWQNALTAEDDGGEHERRLDRLRSLVRGLRLPFPAPEAPTPAGRAARSAELGAERLARFEAVAARHGAALPDFLAAVWQTLLWQHTRTADLLLGHLTDGRVYEELESVVGPCAKVLPVRSAMAESDPFAEVLGRVRDAAEQAREGQEFFHWPVDREAAPAHPGWGFGFADAVSAVTADGLRLTVERTEVWSGPFTLCLHAERGPQRLRLELEHERARIDEATAECLLEQLLALADDAAEHPRTPIGRLRAVGRLRAVGRSGTVVEVARAAADGATGPSAHELFEDRARRTPERVAVTFEGRSLSYGELNARANRLARHLRELGAGPESLVGICLDRGEDLVVAMIAVHKAGAAYVPIDPLHPADRIRVITANTALSAVVTEQGSATVLPDGVWPVVHLDSEREVLAARSGEDLGLPTDPEQLAYLRHTSGSTGTPKGVQISHRALANFLHTMGERPGISAEDSLVAVTTSSFDIADLELWLPLTAGARITLAGRRAAADPRALARLLQDASATVLQATPVTWRMLLADGWPGRPELTAMVGGETLPPELAAALRSKVGRLWNMYGPTETTIWSTCAEIDSDARPLTVGRPVGNTCVHLLDADLLPVPVGMVGELCIGGLGLARGYADRPGQTAERFVPDPFGCRPGGRLYRTGDLARYDAHGRLYVLGRADSQVKIRGFRIELGEVEAALARHPAVRAAVATARAEHSGELRLDAYAVPEPGPGPTVAQLRGFLRERLPAAMVPSRIAIVGELPVTANGKVDRAALPEIHVETLGPAGPNLPAATRLERLIADVWRQVLNVSELGTADNFFDLGGHSVLLVAVAGRLAEELGRPVTPLTVLEHPTVAALARHLGQDGEPGPTAEEAAGKEAPAAGRNRLRQRRERIGESI